A section of the Bradyrhizobium oligotrophicum S58 genome encodes:
- a CDS encoding aromatic ring-hydroxylating dioxygenase subunit alpha, with protein MAASFPMNAWYAAAWDAEVKQALLPRTICGKHVVMYRKADGTVAALEDACWHRLVPLSKGRLEGDTVVCGYHGLKFNPQGRCTFMPSQETINPSACVRAYPAVERHRFIWLWMGDPALADPATIPDMHWNHDPAWAGDGKTIHVNCDYRLVVDNLMDLTHETFVHGSSIGNEALTEAPFDVTHGERTATVTRWMHGIEPPPFWARQLGKEGLVDRWQIIRFEAPCTVTIDVGVAPTGTGAPEGDRSQGVNGMVLNTITPETERTCHYFWAFARNYQISEQRLTTEIREGVSGIFREDELILEAQQRAMDENPGRVFYNLNIDAGAMWARRIIDRMIARETPLREAAE; from the coding sequence ATGGCTGCTTCGTTCCCGATGAATGCCTGGTACGCCGCCGCCTGGGATGCCGAGGTCAAGCAGGCTCTGCTGCCTCGCACCATCTGCGGCAAGCACGTGGTGATGTACCGCAAGGCGGATGGCACCGTTGCTGCGCTCGAAGATGCCTGCTGGCACCGTCTGGTGCCGCTGTCCAAGGGGCGGCTCGAGGGCGATACGGTGGTCTGCGGCTACCACGGATTGAAGTTCAATCCGCAGGGCCGCTGCACCTTCATGCCGTCGCAGGAGACCATCAATCCCTCGGCCTGCGTGCGTGCCTATCCGGCGGTGGAGCGCCATCGCTTCATCTGGCTGTGGATGGGCGACCCGGCGCTGGCCGATCCCGCTACCATTCCCGACATGCATTGGAATCACGATCCGGCCTGGGCCGGTGACGGCAAGACCATCCACGTGAACTGCGACTATCGCCTGGTCGTCGACAATCTGATGGACCTGACGCACGAAACCTTCGTGCACGGCTCGTCGATCGGCAATGAGGCGCTGACGGAAGCGCCGTTCGACGTCACCCATGGCGAGCGCACCGCGACCGTGACGCGCTGGATGCACGGCATCGAGCCGCCGCCGTTCTGGGCCAGGCAGCTCGGCAAGGAAGGTCTGGTCGACCGCTGGCAGATCATCCGCTTCGAGGCGCCGTGCACGGTGACGATCGACGTCGGCGTCGCACCGACCGGGACGGGGGCGCCGGAAGGCGACCGCTCACAGGGCGTCAACGGCATGGTGCTCAACACGATCACGCCGGAGACCGAGCGGACCTGCCACTATTTCTGGGCGTTCGCCCGCAACTACCAGATCTCCGAGCAGCGGCTGACGACGGAGATCCGCGAGGGCGTGTCCGGCATCTTCCGCGAGGATGAGCTGATCCTGGAAGCGCAGCAGCGCGCGATGGACGAGAATCCGGGCCGCGTGTTCTACAATCTCAACATCGATGCAGGCGCAATGTGGGCACGGCGGATCATCGATCGGATGATCGCACGCGAAACGCCGCTGCGCGAAGCCGCGGAGTAA
- a CDS encoding nuclear transport factor 2 family protein: MTKAAAEIEDDRLIRELLQNWAIWRDAGDWERFSTVWHPDGRMMATWTQGTGDEFIEISKAAWAKGVNILHFLGGISVDLAGARAIAQTKMTISQRADVEGVLCDVLCTGRFYDFIEKRADKWGIVLRQPIYEKDRMDPVTPGAVPALDRALLEQFPVGYRHLAYLQTRIGYTVKRDMPGLKGPEVEALYARGAAWLRGEPL; this comes from the coding sequence ATGACCAAAGCCGCCGCCGAGATCGAGGACGACCGTCTGATCCGCGAACTCCTGCAGAACTGGGCAATCTGGCGCGATGCCGGCGATTGGGAGCGCTTTAGCACGGTGTGGCATCCGGACGGGCGGATGATGGCGACCTGGACTCAGGGCACCGGCGACGAGTTCATCGAGATCAGCAAGGCGGCCTGGGCCAAGGGCGTCAACATCCTGCACTTTCTCGGCGGCATCTCGGTCGATCTCGCGGGAGCCCGCGCGATCGCGCAGACCAAGATGACGATCTCGCAGCGTGCCGACGTGGAGGGCGTCCTGTGCGATGTGCTCTGCACCGGCCGCTTCTACGACTTTATCGAGAAGCGCGCGGACAAATGGGGCATCGTGCTGCGCCAGCCGATCTACGAGAAGGACCGCATGGATCCGGTCACGCCGGGCGCCGTGCCGGCGCTCGATCGCGCATTGCTGGAGCAGTTTCCGGTCGGCTATCGCCACCTCGCTTATCTGCAGACGCGGATCGGCTACACCGTCAAGCGCGACATGCCGGGATTGAAGGGACCGGAGGTCGAGGCGCTGTATGCGCGCGGCGCCGCGTGGCTCAGGGGCGAGCCGCTGTGA
- a CDS encoding VOC family protein, which produces MATPKNTICLWFDKDAEAAARFYAEVFPDSHVSAVHRAPGDYPSGKAGDVLTVQFTVLGIPCLGLNGGPVFTHNESFSFQIATDDQAETDRYWNAIVGNGGQESQCGWCKDKWGISWQITPRALTDAMAAGGAEAKRAFAAMMTMKKIDIATIEAARRG; this is translated from the coding sequence ATGGCAACACCCAAGAACACGATCTGTCTGTGGTTCGACAAGGACGCCGAGGCCGCGGCACGCTTCTACGCTGAAGTGTTTCCCGACAGCCACGTGAGCGCTGTGCACCGCGCGCCGGGCGACTATCCCTCCGGAAAGGCGGGCGACGTGCTGACCGTGCAATTCACCGTGCTCGGCATCCCCTGCCTCGGCCTCAATGGCGGACCGGTGTTCACACACAACGAATCCTTCTCGTTTCAGATCGCGACCGACGACCAGGCCGAGACCGACCGCTACTGGAACGCCATCGTCGGCAATGGCGGCCAGGAAAGCCAGTGCGGCTGGTGCAAGGACAAATGGGGCATCTCCTGGCAGATCACCCCGCGTGCGCTGACCGACGCGATGGCTGCCGGCGGCGCCGAAGCCAAGCGCGCCTTCGCGGCGATGATGACGATGAAGAAGATCGACATCGCCACGATCGAGGCGGCACGGCGCGGGTGA
- a CDS encoding class I SAM-dependent methyltransferase — protein sequence MNLREQWQAQAGQWLAWARAPGHDSFWRHHGEQFGRLLPPPGALTLDIGCGEGRLSRRLASEGHRVIGLDASPSLISAARSADPAIDVIRADAAALPLADACADLAIAFMSLQDVDAMPAAVREAARVLKPGGRLCMAIVHPLNSAGRFESLAPDAPFVVRGSYLDSFSYSDPIERDGLSMIFHSAHRPLQSYFAALEEAGFLIEALREPSIPEAKITRDSSRRWLRVPLFLHLRCLRP from the coding sequence ATGAATTTGCGCGAGCAGTGGCAAGCGCAGGCCGGCCAGTGGCTCGCCTGGGCCAGAGCGCCGGGGCATGACAGCTTCTGGCGCCATCATGGCGAGCAGTTCGGCCGCCTGCTGCCGCCGCCCGGCGCGCTGACGCTCGACATCGGCTGCGGCGAGGGCCGGCTGTCGCGGCGTCTCGCCTCCGAAGGGCACAGGGTGATCGGCCTGGACGCGTCGCCGTCGCTGATATCGGCGGCGAGATCGGCCGATCCCGCGATCGATGTCATCCGCGCCGATGCGGCCGCGCTGCCGCTGGCCGATGCCTGCGCGGATCTCGCGATCGCCTTCATGTCGCTGCAGGACGTCGATGCGATGCCCGCCGCGGTGCGTGAGGCCGCGCGGGTGCTCAAGCCGGGCGGCCGGCTCTGCATGGCGATCGTCCATCCGCTCAACTCGGCCGGCCGTTTCGAGAGCCTTGCGCCGGATGCGCCATTCGTCGTCCGGGGCAGCTACCTGGACTCGTTCAGCTACAGCGATCCGATCGAACGTGACGGGCTCAGCATGATCTTTCACAGCGCGCATCGGCCGCTGCAGAGCTACTTTGCGGCATTGGAAGAGGCGGGATTTCTGATCGAGGCGCTGCGTGAGCCGTCGATTCCGGAGGCGAAGATCACGCGCGACAGCAGCCGGCGCTGGCTGCGCGTGCCGCTGTTCCTGCATCTGCGCTGCCTGCGCCCGTGA
- a CDS encoding sensor histidine kinase produces MLEIHLTTEPPPHGAVTDRDFLTAEIRSLKRLLAEAESDAKTQFKKAEIEAREREAVDKLQKLILEELHHRIKNTLATVGAIVSQSLRNLPEAEGAQHAISGRLLALGHAHDLLLQAKLSSADLRTVIRSSIQAFDTPDESRFSISGPDVLVIPDAVIAIAMTLNELCTNALKFGALSVPEGRIDLLWSVDHKTRHVHVVWSEKHGPAVQQPTSRSFGTRLIQTLGTQIGGKVQLTYASTGFSYTLDAPIAVLNAP; encoded by the coding sequence ATGCTCGAAATTCATCTCACGACAGAGCCGCCGCCTCACGGCGCCGTTACCGACCGCGACTTTTTGACTGCCGAGATTCGCAGCCTGAAACGTCTCCTCGCCGAGGCCGAGAGCGATGCAAAGACGCAGTTCAAGAAGGCCGAGATCGAAGCGAGAGAGCGCGAAGCAGTCGACAAGCTGCAGAAGCTGATTCTCGAGGAGTTGCACCACCGTATCAAGAACACGCTCGCGACCGTCGGCGCCATCGTCTCCCAGAGCCTGCGCAACCTGCCGGAAGCCGAGGGCGCTCAGCATGCCATCTCCGGCCGCCTGTTGGCGCTCGGGCATGCGCATGATCTCCTCCTGCAGGCAAAATTGTCCAGCGCCGATCTCCGTACGGTGATCCGCAGCTCCATCCAGGCCTTCGATACTCCCGACGAGTCGCGATTTTCGATATCCGGACCCGACGTCCTGGTGATTCCGGACGCCGTCATCGCCATTGCGATGACGCTCAACGAGCTGTGCACCAACGCCCTGAAGTTTGGCGCGCTATCGGTGCCGGAGGGGCGCATCGATCTTCTCTGGTCCGTCGATCACAAGACACGGCACGTGCACGTCGTCTGGAGCGAAAAGCACGGCCCGGCCGTCCAACAGCCCACCAGCCGAAGCTTCGGGACGCGGCTGATCCAAACGCTCGGCACGCAGATCGGGGGCAAGGTGCAGTTGACCTATGCGTCCACGGGTTTCTCCTACACGCTCGACGCGCCGATCGCCGTTCTGAACGCTCCGTAA
- a CDS encoding LysR family transcriptional regulator, translating to MKWRIEDIPVFHAVVATGGMTGASRSLGMPKSSVSKSVARLEQDLRIRLFDRNSRRVRVTREGELFFQQCQKILDQVSEADAVMTGLVGVPNGRLSVALPPAFCEEILAPRLAEFHHRYPRIELDVEATTRAIDMLADRFDIAVVVGVQESSELAQKVLIGGRLIWVTSPAYLAAHEIGDGVRALERHLMICERRYGDRTLMIKQHGHLVRFDVGPHVARINNPLAVRRAVAHGAGVSFLPEHYCVELLEEGRLVEIGKEVVFDTRAAQLTAIFPSRKLISSRARAFLDFLEEICAEPRTR from the coding sequence ATGAAGTGGCGGATCGAGGATATTCCGGTGTTTCATGCGGTGGTGGCGACCGGCGGCATGACCGGCGCTTCTCGATCCCTCGGCATGCCGAAATCCTCGGTCAGCAAATCGGTCGCCCGGCTCGAGCAGGATCTCCGCATCCGGCTGTTCGACCGCAACTCGCGGCGCGTCCGCGTCACCCGCGAGGGCGAGCTGTTCTTCCAGCAATGCCAGAAGATCCTCGACCAGGTGTCGGAAGCCGATGCGGTCATGACCGGGCTGGTCGGTGTTCCCAACGGCCGGCTGTCGGTGGCGCTGCCGCCGGCGTTCTGCGAGGAGATCCTGGCGCCGAGGCTCGCCGAATTCCACCACCGCTATCCGCGCATCGAGCTCGACGTCGAGGCGACCACGCGCGCCATCGACATGCTGGCCGATCGCTTCGACATCGCGGTCGTGGTCGGTGTGCAGGAGAGTTCCGAGCTCGCGCAGAAGGTGCTGATCGGCGGCCGCCTGATCTGGGTGACGAGCCCGGCCTATCTCGCCGCGCACGAGATCGGCGACGGTGTCCGCGCGCTGGAGCGCCATCTCATGATCTGCGAGCGCCGCTATGGTGATCGCACCTTGATGATCAAGCAGCACGGCCATCTCGTCCGCTTCGACGTCGGCCCGCATGTCGCGCGCATCAACAATCCCCTGGCGGTGCGCCGCGCGGTGGCGCACGGCGCCGGCGTCTCGTTCCTGCCGGAGCATTATTGCGTCGAGCTGCTCGAGGAGGGCCGGCTCGTCGAGATCGGCAAGGAGGTCGTGTTCGACACCCGCGCCGCGCAATTGACCGCCATCTTCCCCAGCCGCAAGCTGATCTCCTCGCGTGCCCGTGCCTTCCTCGATTTCCTCGAGGAGATCTGCGCCGAGCCTCGCACACGCTGA
- a CDS encoding PcfJ domain-containing protein, producing the protein MAKSLIERRQEAARARVEAYELTLRRVARQTRPPPDLHNAIREARRGFEAAIIRDPESWKPQLKTRDAARLRLAAARHLFARYPVAPHLEQIWIDGAGLGGDEIGLRKCWYIVAAGGGSLYKAGASALLSRKEVHGFLNPLGTVGFDEAIWQAIARSYTDDPALVTRIARSRIARTPREELTFWREAVQFFCAQPTTAEEIDDLCDYIAQRRRREREFSLKGRSLAALRRLMQAWHRDLSVIARIEAARRRAEMVRHRTAARAEELSAHWPGSPLTEWSWSPSSKAFAKRDEYVITQLRTAEDLVAESRAMRHCVASYAAKCIAGHASIWSLRHRGAGKTDRLLTIELDRGHRAVQVRGFANRVAFVDERKILERWAKARGINLPET; encoded by the coding sequence ATGGCCAAGTCATTGATAGAGCGCCGGCAGGAGGCTGCGCGCGCGCGGGTTGAAGCCTATGAGCTGACGCTGCGCCGCGTTGCGCGGCAGACGCGTCCGCCGCCGGATCTGCACAACGCGATCCGTGAGGCGCGCCGCGGCTTCGAGGCCGCCATCATTCGCGATCCCGAGAGCTGGAAGCCGCAGCTGAAGACGCGCGATGCCGCGCGTCTGCGCCTTGCGGCGGCGCGCCATCTGTTCGCGCGCTATCCGGTCGCTCCGCATCTGGAGCAGATCTGGATCGACGGTGCCGGTCTCGGCGGCGACGAGATCGGCTTGCGCAAGTGCTGGTACATCGTGGCTGCCGGTGGCGGCTCGCTGTACAAGGCCGGCGCGTCGGCGTTGTTGTCGCGCAAGGAGGTTCACGGCTTCCTCAATCCGCTGGGCACGGTCGGCTTCGACGAGGCGATCTGGCAGGCGATCGCGCGATCCTACACCGACGATCCCGCCCTCGTGACCCGGATTGCGCGGTCGCGGATCGCGCGGACGCCACGCGAGGAGCTCACGTTCTGGCGCGAGGCCGTGCAGTTCTTCTGCGCGCAGCCGACGACGGCCGAGGAGATCGATGATCTCTGCGACTACATTGCGCAGCGCCGTCGGCGCGAGCGCGAGTTCAGCCTCAAGGGGCGCTCGCTCGCCGCGCTGCGCCGGCTGATGCAGGCGTGGCATCGTGACCTCTCGGTGATCGCCCGCATCGAGGCGGCGCGGCGGCGGGCCGAGATGGTGCGTCATCGCACGGCGGCGCGGGCAGAGGAGCTTTCGGCGCACTGGCCGGGCTCACCGCTGACGGAGTGGTCGTGGAGCCCGTCGTCCAAGGCGTTCGCGAAGCGTGATGAGTATGTCATCACGCAATTGCGGACGGCCGAGGATCTCGTCGCGGAGTCGCGGGCGATGCGGCATTGCGTCGCCAGCTACGCGGCGAAGTGCATCGCCGGGCACGCGTCGATCTGGTCGTTGCGTCATCGGGGCGCCGGCAAGACCGACCGGCTGCTGACGATCGAGCTCGACCGCGGGCACCGTGCGGTGCAGGTGCGCGGCTTCGCCAATCGCGTGGCCTTCGTCGACGAGCGCAAGATCCTGGAGCGCTGGGCCAAGGCGCGCGGGATCAACCTGCCGGAAACATGA
- a CDS encoding PDR/VanB family oxidoreductase codes for MSDALHTVVVARKAIEAHNMASFELVPADDQPLPGFTPGSHIDVTLPNGLTRQYSLLNSASERNRYCIGVWKDGNSRGGSKALHLDINEGDRLQVSRPRNRFKIPKDTKRALLVARGIGITPILSIADTLKARAIPFELHYVFALMSPDSFRSTIEASSFAENTTYYKESTEDNQLLKPAALFADRPDDTQLFICGVDWWMDPILALAGQKGFAEERIHVERFTAKTAAALLDKVFDVTVKSTGATFKIPGDKTVTAFLEENGVKIATSCEQGMCGTCKTRVVDGEIDHRDKRLSAAQRAEGYFLPCVSRAKGDRLVLDL; via the coding sequence ATGTCCGACGCGCTGCATACGGTCGTCGTGGCCAGGAAGGCCATCGAGGCGCACAACATGGCCTCGTTCGAGCTCGTCCCGGCCGATGATCAGCCGCTGCCGGGATTCACCCCGGGCAGCCACATCGACGTCACCCTGCCGAACGGGCTGACGCGGCAATATTCGTTGCTGAACAGCGCCTCCGAGCGCAATCGCTACTGCATCGGCGTGTGGAAGGACGGCAACAGCCGCGGCGGCTCCAAGGCGCTGCATCTCGACATCAATGAAGGCGACCGTCTGCAGGTCAGCCGCCCGCGCAACCGTTTCAAGATCCCAAAGGACACCAAGCGGGCGCTGCTCGTGGCGCGTGGCATCGGCATCACGCCGATCCTGTCGATTGCCGACACGCTGAAGGCCAGGGCCATCCCGTTCGAGCTGCACTACGTGTTCGCACTGATGTCGCCGGATTCGTTCCGCAGCACGATCGAGGCGTCGTCCTTTGCCGAAAACACCACATACTACAAGGAATCGACCGAGGATAATCAGCTGCTCAAGCCGGCCGCCCTGTTCGCCGATCGTCCCGACGACACCCAGCTGTTCATCTGCGGCGTCGACTGGTGGATGGATCCGATCCTCGCGCTCGCCGGGCAGAAGGGCTTTGCCGAGGAGCGCATCCATGTCGAGCGCTTCACCGCGAAAACCGCCGCCGCGCTGCTCGACAAGGTGTTCGACGTCACCGTCAAGAGCACCGGCGCCACATTCAAGATCCCAGGCGACAAGACCGTCACCGCATTCCTCGAAGAGAACGGCGTCAAGATCGCCACCTCCTGCGAGCAAGGGATGTGCGGCACGTGCAAGACCAGGGTCGTCGACGGCGAGATCGATCATCGCGACAAGCGCCTGTCCGCGGCGCAGCGTGCCGAAGGCTACTTCCTGCCCTGCGTGTCGCGCGCCAAGGGCGACCGGCTGGTGCTGGATTTGTAA